Proteins encoded within one genomic window of Diorhabda sublineata isolate icDioSubl1.1 chromosome 1, icDioSubl1.1, whole genome shotgun sequence:
- the LOC130450497 gene encoding DNA polymerase zeta catalytic subunit isoform X3 — translation MSFLLNNSLYSSSQAIRIVNLDSYMGIPIQGLDVLYSEFRGSSVNQVPVLRLFGSVPTGEKICVHIHGVFPYIYIPYDGVQDANMFMYKIASSIDKAVNISLNQASSNMQHVYKITLVSGIPMYGYHTKGHQFFKIYLYNPLLVRKVTGLLMNASTLGSQYQPHEAHLSFTLQFMIDYNLHGMSNLLLSKIKYRRDSNNMNEINADSELFLPVSVNKSSICQLEGDCLAEDIINRLEVASGNIGANPGIAALWEDEKQRRRNKGMTSQLGRLLELSRIDVSPTKSHMIYKQALEDRLAVFSNEKNFVDKLNASVYPAETPDSTTIRNASLVDSQTSCDSISDLDETVVPAETSVLNLSLDQDAQQLLKILNELEENVKEIEEDSILIQVSKHNDQDIDENEFDFSLSLESVQTPVKTIPERDESDDDLLNTTLIPQVDGGFDEDSEEVSSELTQIPKPKRLRKLLYVKLIKTGKDMPSLEDDFNIRTNFNKNNGGFIKMNKNNGENINKKRRKLTRKQRVHLRTNLEVKSFKFRIKAMKRRDQLVGIMRKLHEKRNEIILFIIRSGRAKFRIISKNDVKELLPIKSVDVNKTSKVNIISDIIVKIGYYVDPSLHLTIKYPNHCGFLYDYRSGYLPEITRIPRKICCSNRKTHIEGFVKKQMGNRVDFNGKKSTAIDLDDGCRQTKRDACMSLKYEEGKQNTKSIRKEILENKLGDESGGDFISMAEKLRKQLEIHIRVLKSPTNLKINDEYSNADHRSQILDKLTCFKSQDEFLDQESKENTNVNDYLIIYNSINDKCKEESVKYEVGSQSKECSSRNRNDDTKRKNNVRAVSRRSKRLKRCIYEGSLSLDGNVDRDSSEEELLMHKQERSRTPRRKSKYNALPISLQKSQKSPKYSKSSETGVNNDLVSTRKTTENLNQVVRQLFNKHSFQNTTITEEKLICRYESINDRNYITDTSNSSAVFSSDIDNPEITFPNTKSLTIAEKYDKETSYEPKEGCSKILTPQSDTVVTESSNFDYLTPYQHPNLYREGVITIKPKLTAPTVKYISESIDLNRVIYQEPFCSNLEDLTGNVEVGFNVLKVNTNTTMHLQEFDSTINSLNVIRKNKLEEMNLGRINTNSVILSYCKNRDCVITPLKPPPTLQSVENWIEEKKKPVNTPEIRREKIVVRLPASPGGEDDDLELSLTPNSTQTTTKSSESPIPSPTFRESFKKRKRQMRFKKIASQESSIQNSGQISGLTVNISMDKSVENLKTARAIIEHQNLTILAVELHVHTRSDMKPDPKFDSIRAIFYSILNDVPEPNLKGRHRNGIITVNVPILNGLNCDIISVDSEEELIKEFLKLVVYWDPDIFAGYEIELLSWGYLIERGYVLNTDIKPLLSRTKDDRRTRRDDDDSADLRLAGRIVLDVWRLMRHEISLQSYTFESVAYHLLRKRFAKYSFKDLSFWWEHRTHLYRHRTVKYYLTRVVTILELFDKLDFLGRTSELARLFGIQFFEVLSRGTQFRVESMMLRLAKPLNFIPVSPSVQQRAHMKAPEYIPLVMEPESKLYNDPVIVLDFQSLYPSIIIAYNYCFTTCIGRIECLGKSGPFEFGATQLRVSRNRLRKLLDRNQLNFSPCGVGFVKNEVRDGVLPRMLREILDTRLMVKNSMKENPNDKILQKALHNRQLGLKLIANVTYGYTSANFSGRMPSVEVGDSVVSKGRETLQRAIQTVDNTPVWGARVVYGDTDSLFVLVPGRTKEQAFKIGQEIAEAVTNDNPDPIKLKLEKVYLPCILQTKKRYVGYMYESPEQKEPVYQAKGIETVRRDGCPAVSKMNTQVFESSEYIRVGTLRCLILPQSHYENAPISRCWRNVYVYFSKRKTLV, via the exons atgagTTTCCTactaaataattcattatattctTCATCGCAAGCAATAAGAATAGTGAATTTAGATTCTTATATGGGTATACCGATACAAGGATTGGACGTATTATATTCTGAATTTAGGGGTTCGTCGGTAAACCAAGTTCCTGTTTTAAGATTATTCGGATCTGTTCCTACAg GTGAAAAAATATGTGTCCACATTCACGGAGTATTTCCTTACATTTATATACCGTATGATGGTGTCCAAGACGCCAATATGTTTATGTATAAAATCGCTTCAAGTATAGATAAAGCTGTGAATATATCTTTGAATCAAGCCTCATCTAATATGCAACATGTATATAAAATTACACTCGTATCTGGGAT aCCAATGTATGGTTATCATACAAAAGgtcatcaatttttcaaaatctatctgtATAATCCGCTATTAGTACGTAAAGTAACCGGTTTATTGATGAATGCAAGCACTCTTGGTAGTCAGTATCAACCACACGAAGCTCATTTATCATTCACACTACAATTTATGATAGATTACAATTTACACGGAATGAGTAACTTGTTACTctcgaaaataaaatatagacgTGATTCTAATAACATGAATGAAATTAACGCCGATTCTGAACTATTTTTACCTGTATCTGTGAATAAATCAAGTATTTGTCAACTGGAAGGTGATTGTTTAGCAGAAGATATAATAAACAG ACTAGAAGTAGCGTCCGGAAATATCGGGGCAAATCCTGGAATAGCAGCTTTATGGGAAGACGAGAAACAAAGACGTAGAAATAAAGGAATGACTTCCCAACTGGGACGTTTGTTAGAACTATCACGAATTGATGTTTCACCTACCAAATCCCATATGATCTATAAACAAGCTTTAGAAGATAGATTAGCGGTGTTTTCGAATGAAAAAAACTTCGTCGACAAATTAAATGCTTCAG TGTATCCCGCAGAAACTCCAGATTCAACCACAATCAGAAATGCTTCTTTAGTAGATTCTCAAACTAGTTGTGATTCTATAAGTGATTTAGACGAAACTGTAGTACCAGCAGAAACTAGCGTCTTAAATTTAAGTCTGGATCAAGATGCCCaacaacttttgaaaattttgaacgAATTAG AAGAGAACGTTAAGGAAATTGAAGAAGATTCTATTTTAATTCAAGTTTCTAAACATAACGATCaagatattgatgaaaatgagTTCGATTTCAGTCTATCTTTGGAATCGGTACAGACACCGGTTAAAACGATTCCTGAAAGAGATGAAAGTGATGATGATTTATTGAATACTACGTTAATTCCTCAAGTGGACGGTGGTTTCGATGAg GATTCCGAGGAAGTTTCTTCCGAATTAACACAAATACCTAAACCGAAACGGTTGAGGAAGTTGTTATatgttaaattaattaaaacaggCAAAGATATGCCTAGTTTGGAGGATGATTTCAATATAcgaacaaattttaataaaaacaacggtggatttattaaaatgaataaaaataatggtgaaaatataaataaaaaacgtcgGAAACTTACAAGGAAGCAACGGGTACATTTAAGAACGAATTTAgaagtgaaaagtttcaaattcaGGATAAAAGCGATGAAAAGACGTGACCAATTGGTAggaataatgagaaaattacacgaaaaaagaaatgagataattctgtttataattAGAAGTGGACGTGCTAAATTCAGGATTATATCGAAGAACGATGTAAAAG AACTGCTTCCAATAAAATCGGTGGATGTAAACAAAACCAGTAAAGTGAATATTATAAGTgatataattgtgaaaattggtTATTACGTAGATCCTAGTTTGCATCTCACGATCAAGTATCCGAATCATTGTGGTTTTCTCTACGATTACAGAAGCGGATATTTACCTGAAATTACGAGGATCCCGAGGAAAATTTGCTGTTCGAATAGGAAAACCCACATAGAaggttttgttaaaaaacaaatGGGAAATAGGGttgattttaatggaaaaaaatcgactGCGATTGATTTGGATGATGGATGTCGACAG ACCAAAAGGGATGCTTGTATGTCCCTTAAATATGAAGAAGGAAAACAAAACACCAAATCTATTAGAAAGGAAATATTAGAGAATAAATTAGGAGACGAATCTGGAGGAGATTTCATATCGATGGCAGAAAAACTAAGAAAGCAACTAGAAATTCACATACGAGTACTCAAATCTCCAACAAACctgaaaataaatgatgaatattCAAATGCTGATCACCGATCACAAATTTTGGATAAACTCACATGTTTTAAGAGCCAAGATGAATTCTTGGATCAGGAATCTAAGGAAAACACTAATGTTAATGACTATTTAATTATCTATAATAGTATAAACGATAAATGTAAAGAAGAATCTGTAAAATATGAAGTTGGAAGTCAATCGAAGGAATGTAGTAGTCGAAACAGAAATGACGatacaaaaaggaaaaataatgttcgag CGGTTTCCAGAAGATCGAAAAGATTAAAACGTTGCATCTATGAAGGCTCTTTATCGTTAGATGGAAACGTCGATCGTGATTCTTCAGAAGAGGAACTGTTAATGCATAAACAAGAAAGATCCAGAACGCCCAGAAGGAAATCTAAGTATAACGCATTACCGATATCCCTACAGAAATCTCAAAAATCGCCTAAATATTCAAAATCGTCTGAAACAG GTGTCAATAATGATTTAGTTTCGACAAGAAAAAC aactGAAAATTTAAACCAGGTGGTACGTCAACTTTTCAACAAACattcttttcaaaatacaaccataacagaagaaaaattaatttgcagATACGAATCAATCAACGATCGAAATTATATTACGGATACATCGAATTCCAGTGCAGTGTTTAGTAGTGACATTGATAATCCCGAAATAACATTTCCTAACACAAAATCACTAACAATAGCCGAAAAGTACGATAAAGAAACCAGTTATGAACCGAAAGAAGGTTGTTCGAAGATATTAACCCCTCAAAGTGATACGGTGGTTACTGAAAGTTCGAATTTCGATTATTTAACCCCCTATCAACACCCCAATTTGTATAGGGAGGGAGTTATAACGATTAAACCGAAACTAACAGCACCTACAGTGAAATATATATCAGAATCGATTGATTTGAATCGTGTTATATACCAAGAACCGTTCTGTAGTAACTTAGAAGATCTAACTGGTAACGTAGAAGTTGGTTTTAATGTTTTGAAGGTAAATACCAATACAACGATGCATTTACAAGAATTCGACTCGACTATAAATAGTTTGAACGTCATacgtaaaaataaattggaagaaaTGAACTTGGGTAGAATAAACACGAATTCGGTGATACTGAGTTATTGTAAAAACAGAGATTGTGTTATAACTCCATTAAAACCACCCCCTACTCTACAATCGGTCGAAAATTGGATAGAAGAGAAGAAGAAACCGGTTAATACACCGGAAATTAGAAGAGAAAAAATTGTAGTACGTTTACCAGCGAGTCCAGGTGGAGAAGACGACGATTTGGAATTATCCTTAACGCCGAATTCAACACAAACTACCACTAAATCATCGGAAAGTCCAATACCAAGTCCGACGTTTAGGGAGAGTTTCAAAAAACGCAAAAGACAaatgagatttaaaaaaattgcatcGCAAGAAAGTTCGATACAAAATTCCGGACAAATATCGGGTTTAACGGTGAATATCAGCATGGATAAATCGGTGGAGAATCTAAAAACCGCGAGGGCCATAATAGAACATCAAAATTTAACCATATTAGCCGTGGAATTGCACGTGCACACCAGAAGCGATATGAAACCCGATCCGAAATTCGATTCAATCCGAGCGATTTTTTATTCGATATTGAACGATGTACCGGAACCTAACCTCAAAGGTCGTCACCGTAACGGTATAATAACCGTTAACGTACCGATTTTAAATGGTCTGAACTGCGATATCATCAGCGTGGATTCCGAAGAAGAATTGATaaaggaatttttaaaattggtcGTTTATTGGGACCCCGATATATTCGCGGGTTACGAAATCGAATTGTTATCGTGGGGTTATCTGATCGAGAGAGGTTATGTTTTGAATACCGATATCAAACCGTTATTGTCGAGAACGAAGGACGATAGAAGGACTCGACGCGACGACGACGATTCCGCCGATCTCAGATTAGCCGGTAGGATCGTCCTGGACGTTTGGAGACTCATGAGACACGAAATAAGTTTGCAGAGTTACACTTTCGAATCGGTCGCTTATCATTTGTTGAGGAAAAGATTCGCTAAATATTCTTTTAAGGATCTTTCGTTTTGGTGGGAACACAGGACGCATTTATATCGACACAGAACCGTTAAATATTATCTGACTAGGGTGGTGACTATCTTGGAGCTGTTCGATAAGTTGGACTTTTTGGGGAGGACCAGTGAGCTGGCTAG gttATTCGGTATACAATTTTTCGAAGTACTATCTAGAGGTACTCAGTTCAGAGTGGAATCCATGATGCTCAGATTAGCGAAACCGCTTAATTTCATACCGGTATCACCATCGGTACAACAGAGGGCGCATATGAAAGCACCAGAATACATTCCATTGGTTATGGAACCGGAATCGAAACTATACAACGATCCGGTTATAGTTTTGGATTTCCAAAGTTTATACCCATCGATAATAATAGCTTACAACTATTGTTTCACCACCTGTATAGGTCGAATTGAATGTCTAGGGAAAAGTGGTCCGTTCGAATTCGGTGCTACCCAATTGAGAGTATCCAGAAACCGATTGAGGAAACTACTCGATAG gaatcaattgaatttttcaccCTGTGGCGTGGGGTTTGTAAAAAACGAAGTCAGAGACGGTGTGTTACCCAGAATGTTAAGGGAAATATTAGATACAAGACTGATGGTGAAAAATTCCATGAAAGAGAATCCGAACgataaaattcttcaaaaagCTCTACACAACCGACAATTGGGGTTGAAACTTATAGCCAACGTGACGTACGGTTACACATCAGCGAATTTCAGCGGAAGAATGCCATCGGTGGAAGTAGGAGATAGCGTAGTCAGTAAAGGTAGAGAAACATTACAAAGAGCCATACAAACAGTGGATAATACACCTGTATGGGGAGCGAGGGTGGTATACGGAGACACCGATTCCTTATTCGTCTTAGTACCTGGTAGAACGAAAGAACAAGCTTTCAAAATAGGTCAGGAAATAGCCGAAGCTGTAACTAACGACAATCCTGATcctataaaactaaaattagaaaaagtttaCCTACCCTGTATACTACAAACTAAAAAACGTTACGTCGGTTATATGTACGAAAGTCCAGAGCAAAAAGAACCAGTTTATCAAGCTAAAGGTATCGAAACGGTCAGAAGGGATGGTTGTCCCGCGGTTAGTAAg ATGAATACacaagtattcgaaagctcggaatatattagagttggTACACTtcggtgtttaattttgccacaatcccactacgaaaacgctccTATTTCCAGATGTTGGAGAAATGTTTACGTATACTTTTCGAAACGAAAGACGTTAGTTTAG